The following proteins are co-located in the Vigna angularis cultivar LongXiaoDou No.4 chromosome 2, ASM1680809v1, whole genome shotgun sequence genome:
- the LOC108337791 gene encoding DNA repair protein XRCC3 homolog: protein MRPENLLLLRHRSEKCTVGCPVLDRCLNGGVPCRSITEFVGESGSGKTQLCLQLALSAQLPSSHGGLSASSIFIHTEFHFPFRRLHQLSGAFRTSHPDLPDPCDRVFVRAVHSADELLHLIPTIETFLVYSRSRWRPVRIVVIDSIAALFRSDFENTGSDLRRRSSLFFGISGGLRRLAKRFGLAVVVTNQVVDFIGDGDVRVGNLSDGLYSSGRRVCPALGLAWAHCVNSRVFLSRDEDGPVRRRRMSVVFAPHLPHSSSQFLIKGEGVFGVEDIQPEPDKTV, encoded by the coding sequence ATGAGGCCAGAGAACCTTTTGCTACTGCGCCACCGCAGCGAGAAGTGCACCGTGGGCTGTCCCGTACTGGATCGCTGCCTCAACGGTGGCGTTCCATGCCGCTCCATCACGGAGTTTGTTGGCGAGAGCGGTTCCGGCAAGACGCAGCTCTGCCTCCAACTCGCCCTCTCCGCCCAACTCCCCTCCTCCCACGGCGGCCTCTCCGCCTCCTCCATATTCATCCACACCGAGTTCCACTTCCCCTTCCGCCGCCTCCACCAACTCTCAGGCGCCTTCCGAACGTCGCACCCCGACCTTCCCGACCCCTGCGACCGCGTCTTTGTGCGCGCCGTCCACTCCGCGGACGAGCTCCTACACTTAATTCCAACCATCGAGACATTCCTTGTGTACTCTCGATCTCGGTGGCGGCCGGTGCGAATCGTCGTCATCGATTCCATCGCGGCTCTCTTCCGCTCTGATTTTGAGAACACAGGATCGGACCTCCGGCGCAGGTCGTCGCTGTTCTTCGGAATCTCTGGCGGATTGCGGCGGTTGGCGAAGAGGTTTGGGCTGGCGGTGGTGGTGACGAATCAAGTTGTGGATTTTATTGGAGATGGTGATGTCAGGGTTGGGAATTTGAGTGATGGGCTTTACTCGTCGGGCAGGCGGGTCTGCCCTGCCTTGGGCCTGGCCTGGGCCCATTGTGTCAACTCGAGGGTGTTTTTATCGCGTGATGAGGATGGGCCTgtgagaagaaggagaatgagTGTTGTGTTCGCTCCTCATTTGCCGCATTCTTCTTCCCAGTTTCTTATAAAAGGAGAAGGCGTTTTTGGAGTTGAGGATATCCAGCCCGAACCAGACAAAACTGTTTGA